Proteins co-encoded in one Arthrobacter alpinus genomic window:
- a CDS encoding PhzF family phenazine biosynthesis protein, translating into MKPRRYSEVDVFSQTAYRGNALAVVHDAEGLSTAEMQQFANWTNLAETTFLLAPTAPQAHYRVRIFTASEELPFAGHPTLGSAKAWLAAGGDLGSDGVIVQECAAGLIPIRVAGDRFAFQAPPLIRYEPIEEARLQRVAGVLGIAPDDIIASSWLVNGPRWMGIRLASAQQVLALRPDPNRLDDLEIGVVGPYPPSSATQFEVRAFFGGDAVWEDPVTGSLNAGLARWMSDTGVAPSNYIAAQGTVLGREGRVHINVEGEAIWVGGHVTACIEGSVRL; encoded by the coding sequence ATGAAGCCGCGCCGGTATAGCGAAGTTGATGTCTTTTCACAGACGGCCTATCGCGGGAATGCGCTGGCGGTGGTCCACGATGCTGAAGGTTTGAGCACGGCGGAGATGCAACAGTTCGCCAACTGGACCAACCTCGCCGAGACCACGTTTTTGTTGGCTCCGACAGCTCCGCAGGCGCACTATCGGGTCAGGATTTTCACGGCTAGCGAGGAGCTGCCCTTTGCCGGACACCCCACACTGGGATCGGCGAAAGCATGGTTGGCAGCCGGCGGAGACCTCGGTTCAGACGGCGTGATTGTGCAGGAATGCGCAGCCGGCCTCATCCCGATCCGTGTTGCAGGGGATCGGTTCGCGTTCCAGGCCCCGCCATTAATCCGTTATGAGCCCATCGAGGAAGCACGTTTGCAGCGTGTGGCCGGCGTCCTCGGCATTGCCCCTGATGACATCATCGCTTCCTCCTGGCTTGTCAACGGACCTCGTTGGATGGGCATCCGGTTAGCTTCTGCGCAACAAGTGCTGGCACTTCGCCCCGACCCCAACCGCTTGGACGATCTTGAAATTGGCGTGGTGGGCCCATACCCTCCTAGCTCTGCGACTCAGTTTGAGGTCCGCGCATTCTTCGGCGGCGACGCCGTTTGGGAGGACCCCGTCACCGGCAGCCTCAATGCCGGACTGGCCCGGTGGATGAGCGATACCGGTGTAGCGCCGTCGAACTATATAGCCGCCCAAGGAACCGTTCTTGGCCGCGAGGGCCGGGTCCACATCAACGTTGAAGGTGAAGCCATCTGGGTGGGCGGGCACGTCACCGCGTGCATCGAGGGAAGTGTCCGGCTCTAA
- a CDS encoding sialidase family protein yields the protein MIRPTSLETVLARRGVAGHRQYRIPALAVSPRGTLLAAYDGRPNLDDLPNPIDLLLRRSTDNGLTWGPQQTVRTGTGLDGYGDPSLLIDTSTGRIFLFHAAGTHAGFFEAAAGLDDQEAIQHADLSFSDDDGVTWQHRRLTSMLKGDGVTGLFAAAGAGIQIHTGPFIGRLVQQFVLLHEGEIKAASAYSDDHGETWTLGEFIAGANENKVVCLADGTLLMHSRATPHRLTAISVDGGHSYTSAQPHLELTDPSDNGSVTRFDGLPNVTTLATPDTTDWLIATHNHDPALRRNTVLKLSGDNGVTWPFGVVLCGGSSQYSTAARLPDGRIGVLYERQGYQEIVFVAIDPAELLASPAASLTHDSGTATSRCVALDVVLRSITPGRPAVWESVGESFVLAQTDGDWDPSAWKEVGQGYSEDSPQVLSNRESQDLNYGAVVPGYKAGDVLAFSGRVRNSGLAAPKVAVFLESRTAGIVALLGWEPLLTGAVRSFTATCTVTEADIAAGALTLEFNMGVDAGMATSGALRGFTFDMVSGDIAEH from the coding sequence ATGATACGTCCTACATCTTTGGAAACGGTTCTTGCCCGTCGCGGCGTCGCGGGGCATCGGCAGTACCGCATCCCTGCCCTGGCAGTGTCGCCACGGGGAACTCTTCTGGCCGCCTACGACGGCCGCCCTAACCTCGATGACCTGCCCAACCCGATCGATCTGCTCCTCCGCCGCAGCACCGACAACGGGCTCACCTGGGGTCCCCAGCAAACCGTGCGCACCGGCACCGGTTTGGACGGCTACGGCGATCCCAGCCTGCTCATCGACACCTCAACCGGGCGTATCTTCCTCTTCCACGCGGCTGGCACGCACGCGGGATTCTTCGAGGCCGCGGCGGGGCTCGATGACCAGGAAGCCATCCAGCACGCTGACCTCAGCTTTTCCGACGACGACGGCGTTACCTGGCAACACCGCCGCCTCACCTCCATGCTCAAGGGCGATGGCGTCACGGGCTTGTTTGCTGCTGCCGGAGCCGGTATTCAGATCCACACCGGCCCTTTCATTGGACGTTTGGTGCAGCAGTTTGTGCTGCTTCACGAGGGCGAGATCAAAGCCGCCAGTGCGTACAGTGACGATCACGGTGAGACGTGGACGCTGGGTGAATTCATTGCCGGCGCCAACGAAAATAAGGTGGTGTGTCTAGCTGACGGCACGCTACTGATGCATTCGCGCGCCACCCCGCACCGGCTCACAGCCATCTCGGTCGACGGCGGCCACAGCTACACCTCGGCGCAGCCTCACCTCGAACTAACGGACCCCAGCGACAACGGCTCTGTGACCCGGTTCGATGGTCTGCCCAACGTCACCACATTGGCCACGCCGGACACCACGGACTGGCTCATCGCCACCCACAATCACGATCCAGCCCTACGCCGCAATACCGTCCTGAAGCTCTCGGGTGACAACGGGGTAACGTGGCCATTCGGCGTCGTACTATGCGGTGGAAGCTCACAATATTCCACAGCTGCGCGCCTGCCCGACGGCCGGATCGGCGTTCTCTACGAGCGCCAGGGCTACCAGGAAATTGTGTTTGTGGCGATCGATCCTGCCGAGTTATTGGCCTCTCCCGCTGCTTCTTTGACGCATGATTCCGGCACCGCCACTTCACGTTGCGTGGCTCTGGATGTAGTTCTACGTTCTATCACCCCCGGCCGGCCTGCCGTGTGGGAGAGCGTGGGTGAGAGTTTTGTGCTCGCCCAGACCGACGGCGATTGGGACCCGTCCGCATGGAAAGAGGTGGGCCAGGGCTACTCCGAGGATTCCCCGCAGGTGCTCTCCAACCGCGAGTCACAGGATCTGAACTACGGCGCTGTGGTCCCGGGATACAAGGCTGGGGATGTCCTCGCGTTCTCCGGCCGGGTGCGCAATTCCGGACTGGCGGCACCAAAAGTGGCCGTGTTCCTGGAAAGCAGAACAGCAGGGATCGTTGCCCTGCTCGGTTGGGAGCCGCTACTGACCGGCGCGGTGCGCAGCTTCACGGCCACGTGCACGGTGACCGAGGCGGATATTGCGGCAGGGGCACTGACGCTGGAGTTCAATATGGGCGTCGACGCCGGAATGGCCACCTCCGGCGCACTGCGCGGCTTCACTTTCGACATGGTTTCCGGGGACATTGCGGAGCATTAA
- a CDS encoding PspA/IM30 family protein, which yields MSIFTRVAAFFRPKDPRRKHDGGTSSGGQLTLSDARGKQQAAVQKMRRGVADVSVSRQRLDLQAEDLQKAMDKLAGQAQKSRSEGDETSAQSAMNRHLIMGGQLADLVSQRDALAEQETMLISALTQLQARVSGFNVSVETLTATQKAAAANQAIAQALHDFDADH from the coding sequence ATGAGCATTTTTACCAGGGTCGCAGCGTTTTTCCGTCCCAAAGATCCCCGCAGGAAGCACGACGGCGGCACCTCCTCCGGCGGGCAACTCACCTTGTCCGATGCCCGGGGTAAGCAGCAAGCCGCTGTGCAAAAGATGCGCAGGGGCGTCGCTGACGTTTCGGTGAGCCGGCAGCGGCTGGATCTGCAAGCAGAAGACCTGCAAAAGGCGATGGACAAGCTCGCCGGACAGGCCCAAAAGTCCCGCAGCGAAGGCGATGAAACATCCGCCCAATCGGCCATGAACCGGCACCTGATTATGGGCGGACAACTGGCCGATCTCGTCTCTCAGCGGGACGCTCTCGCTGAGCAGGAAACCATGCTGATTTCCGCGCTGACCCAGTTGCAGGCGCGGGTCTCAGGATTTAACGTGAGCGTAGAAACGCTGACGGCAACACAAAAGGCAGCCGCAGCTAACCAGGCCATCGCCCAGGCGCTGCATGACTTTGACGCGGACCACTAG
- a CDS encoding response regulator transcription factor yields the protein MTETLDTSPIRLLIADDEHLIRGALEALLGLESDIEVVASADNGSTAVELALSTQPDICLLDLEMPRADGLEAAAMILATVNTRVIIVTRHARPGVLRRALASKVSGFVPKSTPAEDLAHVIRDVAAGKRYIDPEIAAAALTAERCPLTDRELDALRVSRSTTSVAEIAKQLHLASGTVRNYLSSAMTKLNAVSRHDAAEKAWQQGWI from the coding sequence ATGACTGAAACCCTGGACACCTCCCCCATTCGGCTCTTGATTGCCGACGACGAGCATCTGATCCGCGGCGCGCTGGAGGCCCTGCTGGGGCTCGAATCCGATATTGAAGTGGTGGCGAGTGCCGATAATGGGAGCACCGCCGTCGAGCTGGCCTTATCCACCCAGCCGGATATTTGCCTGCTGGATCTCGAGATGCCGCGGGCCGATGGGCTTGAGGCGGCCGCTATGATTCTTGCTACCGTCAACACCCGCGTGATCATTGTGACTCGGCACGCCCGTCCGGGTGTGCTGCGCCGGGCGCTGGCTTCCAAGGTGTCTGGCTTTGTGCCCAAGTCCACCCCGGCGGAGGATCTTGCCCACGTGATTCGGGATGTAGCGGCCGGCAAGCGTTACATCGACCCGGAGATTGCCGCGGCCGCGCTGACCGCCGAGCGCTGCCCGCTCACTGACCGCGAACTGGATGCGCTGCGCGTGAGCCGCTCCACCACCAGCGTCGCTGAGATTGCCAAGCAACTGCATCTCGCCTCGGGCACGGTGCGCAACTATCTCTCCTCCGCCATGACGAAACTCAACGCTGTTTCCCGGCACGACGCCGCTGAAAAAGCATGGCAACAGGGCTGGATTTAG
- a CDS encoding ASCH domain-containing protein has product MPFHDAATDLTNAPEFAGLPLGEFAFPGPLREQLVAAILDGSKTSTTCTLIEFEVEHEELPRPGQREVVIDSAGRGVAVIEMTEVRTVSLADVDLQHAIDEGEGFTTVAQWRAGHEDFWHSAEMRHAMGDPHFTVDASTLLVLQRFKVIAQVP; this is encoded by the coding sequence ATGCCCTTCCATGATGCAGCCACTGACCTGACAAATGCCCCGGAATTCGCGGGCCTGCCCCTAGGCGAGTTCGCCTTTCCCGGTCCCTTGCGTGAGCAGCTGGTGGCAGCAATTCTTGACGGTTCCAAGACTTCCACCACGTGCACGCTCATTGAATTTGAGGTCGAACACGAGGAGCTTCCACGGCCCGGCCAGCGCGAAGTGGTGATTGACTCTGCGGGCCGAGGGGTTGCCGTCATTGAAATGACTGAAGTGCGTACTGTTTCTCTGGCCGATGTAGACCTGCAGCATGCCATTGATGAGGGTGAAGGCTTCACCACGGTGGCCCAATGGCGGGCTGGCCACGAAGATTTCTGGCACTCCGCCGAGATGCGGCATGCCATGGGCGATCCCCACTTCACCGTGGATGCCAGCACCCTGCTGGTGCTGCAACGCTTCAAAGTCATAGCTCAGGTGCCTTAG
- a CDS encoding pentapeptide repeat-containing protein: MASKTAPRAPRLTPLTLHDLVDNEDAFFGPGDTYDGQRFDRPSFDGANLTSSDFLECELNGPLLNDAELRGVRFRGTLIKDSFAPIMKGARTSWRDTEVISPRWGSAELYDSSWQSVRIDGGKIDFLNLRAAKIIDLQISDCIIDELDLGGANVTRLALKNCRIGTLDLQQATLKDVDLRTSDFRTLNGVGSMSGAIIDDYQMSLLAPIFAAHLGITVA, translated from the coding sequence ATGGCTTCGAAGACTGCGCCCCGCGCACCCCGGCTCACTCCGCTGACGCTGCATGACCTAGTGGACAACGAGGATGCTTTCTTCGGCCCCGGGGACACTTATGACGGTCAACGCTTCGACCGGCCCAGTTTTGACGGCGCAAATCTCACGTCGTCGGATTTCCTGGAATGCGAGCTCAATGGCCCCCTGCTCAATGATGCCGAGCTCCGCGGCGTGCGTTTCCGCGGCACCCTTATTAAGGACAGCTTCGCGCCGATCATGAAGGGTGCCCGGACCAGCTGGCGGGATACCGAAGTCATCTCACCCCGTTGGGGATCGGCCGAGCTCTATGACAGCAGCTGGCAGTCGGTCCGGATCGATGGCGGCAAGATCGATTTCCTGAACCTGCGCGCCGCAAAGATTATTGACCTGCAAATCAGTGACTGCATCATTGATGAACTGGATCTAGGCGGGGCCAATGTCACGCGCTTGGCGCTGAAGAACTGCCGCATCGGAACCCTGGATCTCCAGCAGGCCACACTGAAGGACGTGGATCTGCGGACCAGTGACTTCCGCACGCTCAACGGCGTCGGTTCCATGTCCGGGGCAATTATTGACGATTACCAGATGAGCCTGCTGGCGCCGATCTTCGCCGCTCACTTGGGCATCACCGTCGCCTGA
- a CDS encoding ubiquinone/menaquinone biosynthesis methyltransferase, whose product MRNEDSSVQATFNSIARRYDLMNRLMTLGSHRRWCKEVAETVTAAPGVNYLDLATGTGVIARAVRAQSPDSTIIGADFSESMLDVARGVQDNSGIVWQFADAHELPFADNAFDGVTHGYLLRNVSDLEKVLNEQFRVLKPGGVVSALESSPPSGVLAPFIRLGMKVVIPTLGTLIGRDRPAYEYLVDSTLGFLTPRALRLKFEEAGFQNIQVKPKFMGTNMIWTARKPG is encoded by the coding sequence ATGCGCAACGAAGACTCCAGCGTCCAGGCCACATTCAACAGCATCGCCCGTCGCTATGACCTGATGAACCGGCTCATGACGCTGGGTTCCCACAGGCGCTGGTGCAAGGAAGTCGCTGAAACCGTCACCGCCGCCCCGGGAGTCAATTACCTGGATCTGGCCACCGGAACGGGCGTGATTGCCCGAGCTGTCCGCGCGCAGAGTCCCGATAGCACCATTATCGGAGCCGATTTTTCCGAGTCCATGCTCGATGTTGCTCGCGGCGTGCAGGATAATTCCGGCATCGTGTGGCAATTTGCCGATGCCCATGAGCTGCCTTTCGCAGATAACGCGTTCGACGGCGTGACGCACGGCTACCTGCTTCGGAATGTGAGTGATCTGGAGAAGGTTTTGAACGAACAGTTCCGGGTCCTGAAGCCCGGCGGTGTGGTGTCAGCCTTGGAGTCTTCCCCGCCAAGCGGAGTTCTGGCTCCGTTTATCCGTCTCGGCATGAAGGTTGTCATTCCCACGCTCGGGACGCTTATTGGCCGCGACCGCCCCGCCTACGAGTACCTGGTTGATTCAACGCTCGGCTTCCTGACTCCGCGGGCGCTGCGGCTCAAATTTGAAGAGGCAGGGTTCCAGAACATTCAGGTCAAGCCCAAGTTCATGGGCACCAACATGATTTGGACGGCACGCAAACCGGGCTAG
- a CDS encoding DUF4031 domain-containing protein encodes MIFIDPPFWPAHGTLFSHLISDTSVAELHAFAARNGVTDRAFDLDHYDVPERLYDELIMAGAVPLTGKELARTLMASGLRIKAKYRVKSVGSVLERRWNALMPGHPELGTDLLNRWNEPHRHYHSATHLLAVLEALDALTERDIPRPVALAAWFHDVVYNGTPSDEEDSAVLAQSCLNGVVETLEVAEVARLVRLTTSHSPSPEDRAGHLLCDADLAILGAPDSEYSRYVAGVRRDYAHISESDFSKGRASVLRYLLALNPLFRTPKGRELWADQAHRNLTQELTALQASKEIAQLY; translated from the coding sequence ATGATCTTTATCGATCCACCCTTCTGGCCGGCCCACGGGACCTTGTTCTCGCACTTGATCTCCGATACCTCGGTGGCAGAACTCCATGCCTTTGCCGCAAGAAATGGTGTCACCGACCGCGCCTTTGACCTTGATCACTACGACGTTCCCGAGCGCCTCTACGATGAACTCATTATGGCCGGGGCGGTGCCACTGACTGGCAAGGAACTGGCCCGCACCCTCATGGCGTCAGGCTTGCGTATCAAAGCGAAATACAGGGTGAAGTCCGTTGGCTCGGTGCTGGAACGGCGTTGGAATGCGCTTATGCCGGGGCACCCGGAGCTTGGCACGGATTTGCTGAACCGGTGGAATGAGCCGCACCGGCACTACCATTCCGCTACGCATCTGCTGGCCGTTTTGGAGGCGTTGGACGCGCTCACTGAGCGGGATATTCCCCGGCCGGTGGCGCTGGCCGCCTGGTTTCACGACGTAGTTTACAACGGGACACCGTCCGACGAGGAGGACTCCGCCGTTTTAGCGCAATCATGCTTAAATGGCGTTGTGGAGACTTTGGAAGTCGCCGAGGTGGCCCGCCTGGTTCGCCTGACCACCAGCCACTCCCCCTCCCCCGAAGACCGCGCCGGACACCTCCTCTGCGATGCCGACCTCGCCATTCTGGGCGCCCCAGATAGCGAATACTCGCGGTATGTAGCCGGAGTACGTCGGGACTATGCCCACATCTCGGAGAGTGATTTTTCGAAAGGGCGGGCTTCCGTGCTGCGTTATTTACTGGCATTGAACCCCCTCTTCCGTACGCCAAAGGGGCGCGAACTGTGGGCGGATCAGGCGCACCGGAATCTCACCCAGGAGCTCACGGCACTTCAAGCCAGTAAAGAAATAGCACAACTGTACTAA
- a CDS encoding YccF domain-containing protein, giving the protein MKTILNLIWLVFGGFWLAMSYFLAGILCCILVITIPWGIASFRIAGYALWPFGRMVVDKPGGTGVASTLGNVIWILVAGIWIVIGHVTTAVAMAVTIIGIPLAIANLKMIPVSLMPLGKEIVPTNRPFASNYR; this is encoded by the coding sequence ATGAAGACAATCTTGAATCTCATCTGGCTGGTATTTGGCGGTTTCTGGCTAGCGATGAGCTATTTCCTCGCCGGCATCCTGTGCTGCATCCTGGTCATCACTATCCCGTGGGGCATTGCATCGTTCCGCATTGCCGGGTACGCACTGTGGCCCTTTGGCCGGATGGTAGTTGATAAGCCGGGCGGAACAGGCGTGGCCAGTACTTTGGGAAATGTCATTTGGATTCTGGTTGCCGGGATCTGGATTGTCATCGGCCACGTCACCACGGCAGTCGCCATGGCGGTGACCATCATTGGCATCCCTCTGGCCATCGCCAACTTGAAGATGATCCCGGTATCGCTCATGCCGTTGGGTAAGGAGATTGTGCCCACCAACCGCCCCTTCGCCAGCAACTACCGGTAG
- a CDS encoding HutD/Ves family protein gives MQIIRYAPLKAAPWANGGGITRQIAAGPSGATGTGWDWRISIAELAKAGPFSPMPGIDRIITVIEGDLIALSVDGTEQALEKYRPFRFSGDSDTSASLPTGTLKDLNLMTRRGAFKGYAAIIELSKKRPHPVFADQFAVLLQGSATVSAAATDDAEPSSPAPAPEALGKFDTVVGSDDAPEISGRGFLALLSIDPVL, from the coding sequence ATGCAGATCATTCGATACGCCCCGCTCAAAGCTGCCCCGTGGGCCAACGGCGGCGGCATCACCCGCCAGATCGCGGCGGGCCCCAGCGGCGCCACCGGCACAGGCTGGGACTGGCGCATCAGCATCGCCGAACTAGCCAAGGCCGGCCCATTTTCGCCCATGCCCGGCATCGATAGGATCATCACCGTCATTGAGGGCGATCTCATTGCCTTGAGCGTGGACGGCACCGAGCAGGCCCTTGAAAAGTACCGACCGTTCCGATTTTCCGGCGACTCGGACACCTCCGCCAGCCTGCCCACCGGCACACTCAAAGACCTGAACCTCATGACCCGCCGCGGCGCCTTCAAGGGCTACGCCGCCATCATTGAACTCTCCAAGAAGCGCCCTCACCCTGTTTTCGCGGATCAGTTCGCCGTGCTGCTGCAGGGCTCGGCCACGGTTTCTGCCGCTGCAACGGACGACGCCGAACCCTCCTCCCCTGCGCCCGCACCCGAGGCGCTGGGTAAGTTTGACACCGTGGTGGGCTCCGATGACGCTCCGGAGATTTCCGGGCGTGGATTCCTGGCCCTGCTGAGCATCGATCCGGTGCTCTAG
- a CDS encoding cation:proton antiporter translates to MTFHVLALICFAALLGPLLALPRRWHIPVVIGELAAGILIGRSGLNLLDPAEPTFTFLADLGFALVMFVAGSHVPVRDQRIHSALGSGMARLAVVAVAAAAVGIAVAGFFGTGHASLYVVLLASSSAALVLPIIGSIQLRGPQVLAMTAQVAIADTLAIVALPLVLNPSTAGPAALGSLAVLTSATVLFLILRTANRKGLRKRLHKVSEKRKFALELRFQLVVLFALAGLAVWSHVSIMLAGFAFGLAVSAVGEPRRLAHQLFALTEGFLGPLFFLWLGASLDLRELAAAPSMIALGLTLGIGAIGIHSLTRLLGLPLPLGVLSASQLGVPIAAATIGIQQNLLAPGEPAALVLGALVTMAAATLASTRLTARKSL, encoded by the coding sequence ATGACATTTCACGTTCTTGCCCTGATTTGCTTCGCAGCACTGTTGGGTCCCCTCTTGGCCTTACCGCGACGGTGGCACATTCCGGTGGTTATCGGTGAACTGGCGGCAGGAATTCTTATTGGCCGCAGCGGTTTGAATCTGCTCGATCCTGCGGAACCGACATTTACCTTCCTTGCTGATCTGGGCTTTGCTCTGGTTATGTTCGTGGCCGGCTCCCACGTACCCGTCCGGGACCAACGAATCCATTCCGCGTTGGGTAGCGGCATGGCTCGCTTGGCAGTGGTGGCCGTGGCTGCCGCCGCAGTTGGTATTGCGGTGGCAGGATTTTTTGGTACCGGGCATGCATCGCTCTACGTGGTCCTGTTGGCGTCATCTTCCGCCGCGCTGGTGCTGCCAATCATCGGCTCAATCCAGCTCCGCGGACCCCAAGTTCTGGCCATGACAGCGCAGGTGGCGATCGCCGATACCCTAGCCATCGTGGCTCTCCCCCTGGTGCTCAACCCGTCCACGGCCGGACCCGCGGCGCTGGGTTCCCTGGCGGTCTTGACCAGCGCCACCGTACTCTTTCTGATCCTGCGTACGGCCAATCGAAAGGGGTTACGGAAGCGTCTGCACAAAGTTTCTGAGAAGCGGAAATTTGCCCTAGAGCTCAGGTTTCAGCTGGTGGTCCTCTTTGCGCTAGCCGGGCTAGCCGTGTGGAGCCACGTATCCATCATGCTCGCCGGTTTCGCCTTTGGGCTGGCCGTGTCAGCCGTGGGTGAGCCACGGCGACTGGCCCACCAGTTGTTTGCCCTGACGGAAGGTTTTCTGGGCCCACTGTTTTTCCTCTGGCTGGGCGCCTCGCTTGATCTGCGCGAACTTGCCGCGGCCCCGTCCATGATTGCACTCGGCTTGACCCTGGGGATTGGTGCCATCGGCATTCATTCACTCACGCGCTTGCTGGGCCTCCCGCTCCCCCTCGGAGTCCTTTCGGCATCACAACTTGGCGTGCCGATCGCCGCGGCCACCATCGGCATTCAACAAAACCTGCTGGCACCTGGCGAACCCGCGGCACTGGTTCTAGGAGCGCTGGTCACCATGGCGGCAGCCACGCTGGCGAGCACACGCCTCACTGCACGGAAAAGCCTCTAA
- a CDS encoding sensor histidine kinase has translation MPAVSSPEIPRPTASLGRSVRSTWTYTLGSIVFILVVLHFMLLSFAVSTFTAKNDAVSGLLLLALVLAVALQVRYCWFLRAGLGGGLPRPVWTTAMVVTSGAVWVLGLLTSDAGWIAAIPLWLAVSLVASLLPARTRWLTVAAGFLSLLAFAAIRHFWMGQSDPLPEDSASRMLLAYSAGMPLLLISSLWWWRVVVELDRHRVIAGELAVAQERLRFAADLHDIQGHHLQVIALKSELAERLLDRNPEAARENIHETRLIAKQALEETRSLVAGYRETSLADELENAREVLTAAGADCELTLETLPAEPAAQQALAMTVREATTNILRHSEATHATISLTSTEAEATLTIRNNGLNGTPSSMSLTAGTGLLGLRGRLETIGGTLETTLDTGHFELLARIPTRGIPA, from the coding sequence ATGCCTGCAGTCTCGTCCCCGGAAATTCCGCGCCCCACCGCCAGCCTGGGCCGCAGCGTGCGCAGCACATGGACGTACACCTTGGGCTCCATCGTGTTCATTTTGGTGGTCCTGCACTTCATGTTGCTGAGCTTCGCGGTCAGTACCTTCACTGCCAAGAACGACGCCGTCTCCGGGCTGTTGCTGCTGGCCCTCGTTCTCGCTGTGGCCCTCCAGGTGCGTTATTGCTGGTTCCTGCGGGCCGGTTTGGGCGGTGGACTGCCCCGTCCCGTTTGGACCACGGCCATGGTTGTTACCTCCGGTGCTGTGTGGGTATTGGGTCTGCTCACCTCGGACGCTGGGTGGATTGCTGCGATTCCGCTGTGGCTGGCCGTGTCCCTCGTGGCCAGCCTGCTGCCCGCAAGGACTCGCTGGCTAACCGTGGCAGCCGGCTTCCTCTCGCTACTGGCATTTGCCGCTATTCGTCACTTCTGGATGGGGCAGTCCGATCCACTTCCGGAAGATTCCGCCTCCCGCATGCTGCTGGCCTATTCGGCAGGAATGCCGCTGCTGCTCATCAGCAGCCTGTGGTGGTGGCGGGTGGTAGTGGAGCTTGACCGGCACCGGGTCATCGCCGGGGAATTGGCTGTTGCCCAGGAAAGGCTCCGCTTCGCCGCGGACCTGCACGATATTCAGGGCCACCATCTGCAGGTCATCGCTCTGAAATCCGAACTGGCCGAGCGGCTTCTTGACCGCAATCCTGAGGCGGCTCGTGAAAACATTCATGAGACTCGGCTCATTGCCAAGCAAGCTCTCGAGGAAACCCGTTCGCTCGTGGCCGGATACCGGGAAACGTCCCTGGCGGACGAGTTGGAGAATGCCCGGGAGGTTCTCACGGCAGCCGGGGCAGACTGTGAGCTGACGCTGGAGACACTGCCAGCAGAACCCGCAGCACAACAGGCCCTGGCCATGACTGTGCGTGAGGCCACCACGAACATTCTGCGCCACAGCGAAGCCACCCACGCCACCATCTCCCTGACGTCCACCGAAGCTGAGGCAACACTGACTATCCGCAACAACGGACTCAACGGCACGCCGTCGTCCATGTCATTGACGGCCGGCACCGGCTTATTGGGCTTGCGGGGGCGGCTCGAGACAATCGGCGGAACACTTGAAACAACCCTGGATACCGGCCACTTTGAGTTGCTGGCGCGGATCCCCACCAGAGGAATACCCGCATGA